Genomic segment of Vulpes lagopus strain Blue_001 chromosome 7, ASM1834538v1, whole genome shotgun sequence:
GCTATTCACACAGGTGTGTGCCCTATTCTCCAGCCCTGGAGGGCCAAGGAGAAGACTAGAGGAATCACTTCTATTAACACAGAGGCTCTTCATCGGGTTCCTTGAGATTGTGTGCAAAATTTGGGGGTGAGCAGGGGGCAGATTTGTATTTCTGGGGAAAAGTTCCATCATTTCAGCAAGTTCTTAAAGGAACCTGTGAAATCAGTGTCTTAGAAAGTGTGATTTCAGGGAGTTTGTAGCTGGATTAAAGCTCCTTGGGGCAAAAGCAGTTGTGAGCCTGGATACTGAAAGACCCAAGTCTTAGATTTTCTTGATGTTTACCAAGGTCCTGGCCCAAGGCCCATCTGGTTGGCAGCCTCTTTTTATCCTTGAGGTATGGAGCTCTTGGTCCATCTCAGATCAGACAGCACACCTATCAGTAACTGTTCTTTGATGCCTATTCTTTGTCCACTGCTGTGTTTGGAAACATCAGATAAACCCTAGTCTTTATTTAATCTCTGGCTGCTAACAGCCCAAGCAGGGAGACTGGTTCTGGTCCAGCACCAGTACAGCCCGTGAAGACATACAGGCCCTCTAGTGCTTCTGGCTGGGCCCTTCAGAAAGGTCTGCTGGTTGTGTTTGAGTCAAGCATGGGCATTTGAGAAGCCCCAGGGCTTGTAGAGGGTCACCCAGGAATACCCTCTGTTTGGCTAGTGTGGATCTCTGGCAGCATGAGAGCCTAGGGgtactctttccttcctcctcccaggccAGACGGCAGCTAAGGATTCCCACCTCTGGTCCTTATAGTCCTCTTCACTCTTCTGCCGACTAGGTCGATACAAAGCCGGGGAAAAGGAGCCAGATCCTAAGACATGGAAGGCCAACTTTCGCTGTGCCATGAACTCCCTGCCAGATATTGAGGAAGTGAAGGACCAGAGCAGGAACAAAGGCAGCTCAGCTGTGCGGGTGTACCGGATGCTCCCACCCCTCACCAAGAACCAGAGAAAAGGTATCCAAGGGCTCTGGATCCTTGGGAAGCtcgaagggagggaagaagaagggcAGCTGGGGCTGGTGTGCCTGTACCAAGACTGATGGCCCATCTGCTTTGTAGAGAGAAAGTCCAAATCCAGCCGAGATGCTAAGAGCAAGGCCAAGAGGAAGGTGAGTGTGGCCCTGAGCTACTAGTCTTTGGTCCCCTGGGAGTCAGggtgggcagtgggagaagtGCCACGGCAAGCCTGGGCCTAAGCTCCTTTCTCTTGTTGCAGTCATGTGGTGACTCCAGTCCTGACACCTTCTCTGATGGACTCAGCACCTCCACCCTGCCCGATGACCATAGCAGCTACACAGCTCACGGCTACATGGGGCAGGATTTGGAGGTTGAGCAGGACCTTACTCCAGGTGAGGTAGGCCAGGTCTGGCAGGAGGCCACACAAGGTCACAATGAGATGGCTCCTTCTTTGGGGTCCAGGAGGCAGCGTGCTTGAGGAGGGGGTGGCAGGTTGGAGCAGGCCGCGGGGTCAGGGATGCTGCATGTCTTGCAAACCCAGGAAGCAGCCAGTTCTGACCTGTGGTTTCTGCTATCCCTCAGCATTGTCACCGTGTGCCGTTACCAGTACTCTCCCTGACTGGCACGTCCCAGAGATAGTGCCGGACAGCACCAGTGACCTCTATAGCTTCCAGGTGTCACCTATGCCCTCCACTTCTGAAGGTTTGTGCCCTTTGCGGCCCACATGCCTGCCTGTTTGGGTCCTGGGGAGGGTTTCCTGAGGGAGAGAAGATACTCAGAACTCTACCTGGCACTGACCGAGATGACTGTGCTGTGctggagaaaagagggaagggggCCCAGGGGCTGTATTTGGGTCTGAGGTTGCTCAGTTCCCTGGCTCCTCTGCAGCCCAGTCTCTGTGGGTGAGGAAGGAAGCAAGGCAGTGGGAAGAGGTGTGGCTTCAGGGTGCAGGAGGCTGAGTCACAAGGACAGTGTCCTGTTCTGGAATGTCCATAGCAGGTACATGTCTgctgggaggtgtgtgtgtgtgtgtgtgtgtgtgtgcgcgcgtgcgcacGTGCGTGGTAGGGCAGGGCACTATGGTGGAACTGCAGGGGCAAGCCTGGTTGACTACCAGCCaacctctctgctcttccccatccACAGCCACAACAGATGAGGACGAAGAAGGGAAATTAACTGAGGACATCATGAAGGTAAAGCCCATTCCTCCCTGAGCGCTCTTGTGAAGTGGCTGCTTCTTAGGAGAGAGAAAACCACTTAGAGCTCAACACATTGGAGGGTGGAGGCAGCTGCTACTGTGACCTGGCTGCTTGTATTATCCTATAAGTGCCACATCCACTGTGCCCTCCTTGGCTGGTGGGAAAGACACTGGGGAAGTGAGGACAGTGGGGAGGCCTGGTTTCTGACAGGCTGTCCTGGAGGCAGCCCTAGGGCCTGGAACCACTCTGAGTCAGCCAGCACCAGTGCCTGGTCCCTGGCCTGCATCCTCTGCCCCAACAGGCCCCAGGCCTGCTGCCCTGTTAGTTAGGGAAGTGCACATCAGGTTTTAATAATCAGCCTTTGGGATCTGGGATCTGATGAgggattttttccttttctttctttcttttctttttctccttaaagcAAATTATTCTCCGGGggtgtgttgtttttttgtttgtttgtttttttgtttttttggtttttttgtccTGCTTCAATCTTAAAAGCGAATATAAAACAGTTGTTGCAGTAGTTGTACCCAGGCTGTGTTTCATCAGCATAGAAAACTTGAGACGTAGGCATAGCTCCCTATctctagcttttcttttcttttcttgacttgTGATGCTGTTACTTTATGCCACATTCCTGGTTGGTATGTCCTCACTCGGCTGAGGGGGAAAGTCTTAGGAGATTCTGTGCCAGAGGGGAGATGTAGGAGCATGAGTCCAGGGCAGACCCACAATTCGCAGGCCCCTGTCCTAACCACAGTCCACATTTCCATCCATCTGAGAACATGCAAATGGCCAAGGGTACGATGCTGGTAGGGAGGATTTGGCTCACCGAGGGCAAGACCAGAGGATGAATCTGCCCTGGAAGTAACCTGATGGTTCCTTATTCCTCTGTCACCAGCTCTTGGAGCAGACGGGGTGGCAGCCGACAAACGTGGATGGCAAGGGGTACCTGCTAAATGAACCTGGGACTCAGCCCCCCTCTCTCTATGGAGACTTCAGCTGCAAGGACGAACCAGAAGTTGACAGCCCTGGGGGTAAGAAGTCCCTGTAGCTGGAAGGTTTCTCCGAGAAGCGAGAAACTGGCAGGGGGTGGGTAGGAAAGGGCTGGGGGACTGGGCTAGGGAGCAGGAGAGGCAAAGCATCTTTCTTCAACTCTTCTTGGTACAGACAGCTTACAAACTGGCTGCTGCTCCCACGTACTCAGGTTTGCCTGAAGATGGGGGCAGGGTACTTACTGCCATGTGGGGACAGTAGAGGCGGCTGTGTCTGTGGCCTACAGGGATAGggctgaggggcaggaggggaacaCACCTGTCTTTACCCTCCATCCTCATACAACCTTCTTCACATCTTCTAGGGTATGTTGGGCTGATCTCTTCAGATCTGAAGAACATGGACACCAGCTGGCTGGACAGCCTGTTGACTCCAGTCAGGCTGCCCTCCATCCAGGCCATTCCTTGTGCACCATAGCTGGGCCCTGGCCCCTTTGACTCCCCTAGGTGTTGAGCAGGACCTGGCATCATGGTTGCCATG
This window contains:
- the IRF1 gene encoding interferon regulatory factor 1, giving the protein MPITRMRMRPWLEMQINSNQIPGLIWINKEEMIFQIPWKHAAKHGWDINKDACLFRSWAIHTGRYKAGEKEPDPKTWKANFRCAMNSLPDIEEVKDQSRNKGSSAVRVYRMLPPLTKNQRKERKSKSSRDAKSKAKRKSCGDSSPDTFSDGLSTSTLPDDHSSYTAHGYMGQDLEVEQDLTPALSPCAVTSTLPDWHVPEIVPDSTSDLYSFQVSPMPSTSEATTDEDEEGKLTEDIMKLLEQTGWQPTNVDGKGYLLNEPGTQPPSLYGDFSCKDEPEVDSPGGYVGLISSDLKNMDTSWLDSLLTPVRLPSIQAIPCAP